The following coding sequences are from one uncultured Bacteroides sp. window:
- a CDS encoding fibronectin type III domain-containing protein, whose product MNKLYTRLVFFLGLSVILLSGCSDVDSEITGLEYDRLFSPTDLTASIRNKTSVKLSWNPNNIADSYNIEITAEGADAPFTTKDVTNDDIPITISGLKGETTYTAKVKATSEKYTESKWSSVTFTTDAEQIFQKINSDELKATEVTLRWPAGEVATTITLTPGDITHTVTADEIAAGAAKISGLTSETEYTAKLLNGTRTRGTISFTTLIDLNGAIAVYPESDFEALIAAANDNDVFALFPGTYGTGNKFIINKSIALKAARPNNKPIINGLISIQAGNSLEVKEIVFDGTNTDGSQAFTFNTSTPNYGDLKIDGCEIKNYVKGLIYLNVATAVESVTVNNCIIHDITCSGGDFIDSRAGAPKAINVTNSTVYNSVASRDFIRVDDKSSIFAGVTPSINVDHCTLYGVSNSSSKRLLYVRFKGNTISFTNNIVAETRCIFSNQKNTAMPTFSKNNYSNAPGLFTGGSTSSLIFDDSASALDPGFSDAANGNFKISQEDIISKGIGDPRWLE is encoded by the coding sequence ATGAACAAATTATATACAAGATTGGTATTCTTTTTGGGATTATCGGTAATATTACTTTCCGGTTGTTCCGATGTAGACTCTGAAATCACAGGTTTAGAATATGACCGATTATTTTCACCTACAGATTTAACAGCAAGTATAAGGAATAAAACATCCGTGAAACTTTCATGGAACCCAAATAACATAGCAGACAGTTATAACATTGAAATAACAGCTGAAGGAGCTGATGCTCCTTTTACAACAAAGGATGTTACAAATGACGATATTCCTATTACTATTTCAGGATTGAAAGGTGAAACTACATATACTGCGAAAGTAAAAGCAACAAGTGAAAAATATACCGAATCAAAATGGAGTTCTGTTACATTCACTACAGACGCTGAACAAATATTCCAAAAGATCAATTCAGATGAATTAAAAGCGACCGAAGTTACTTTAAGATGGCCTGCTGGAGAGGTTGCTACAACAATAACTCTTACTCCCGGAGATATTACCCACACTGTGACTGCAGACGAGATAGCTGCAGGTGCTGCAAAAATAAGCGGTCTTACCAGTGAAACAGAGTATACCGCAAAATTACTTAATGGTACAAGAACAAGAGGTACCATTTCATTTACAACTTTGATTGATTTAAATGGCGCTATAGCAGTATATCCGGAAAGTGATTTTGAAGCATTAATAGCTGCTGCTAATGATAATGATGTCTTTGCATTATTCCCTGGAACATATGGCACAGGTAATAAATTTATTATCAATAAGAGTATTGCTCTTAAAGCTGCTCGTCCTAACAACAAACCAATCATAAATGGACTTATTTCCATACAGGCTGGAAATTCACTAGAAGTGAAAGAAATAGTGTTTGATGGAACAAACACTGACGGAAGCCAAGCCTTTACGTTCAACACATCTACTCCTAATTATGGTGATTTAAAGATTGACGGGTGCGAAATCAAGAATTATGTGAAAGGACTTATTTACTTAAATGTAGCTACAGCAGTAGAATCTGTTACTGTCAACAATTGTATCATTCACGACATTACATGTAGTGGAGGCGACTTCATTGATAGCCGTGCCGGAGCCCCTAAAGCAATTAATGTAACAAATAGCACAGTGTACAATAGCGTTGCTAGCCGTGATTTTATTCGCGTTGATGACAAGTCAAGCATATTCGCAGGAGTAACTCCAAGCATAAATGTAGATCATTGTACATTATATGGAGTATCCAATAGTAGCTCAAAAAGATTATTATATGTTAGATTCAAAGGAAATACGATATCTTTCACGAACAACATAGTTGCTGAAACACGCTGTATTTTCTCTAATCAAAAGAATACTGCAATGCCAACGTTCAGTAAGAACAACTATTCAAATGCTCCCGGATTATTTACAGGAGGAAGCACAAGTTCTCTTATTTTCGATGACTCTGCCAGTGCTCTAGATCCAGGATTCTCAGACGCAGCCAATGGCAACTTTAAGATATCTCAAGAAGATATTATAAGTAAAGGTATCGGTGATCCAAGATGGTTAGAATAA